From Myxococcales bacterium, a single genomic window includes:
- a CDS encoding serine/threonine protein kinase produces MSRAEQSEPIILAGRYRLLEALATGGMATVYLARQRGRAGFARTVAVKRMHPHFAGQHDFKVLFIDEARLAARVTHPNVVQTLDVVEDDDELFIVMEYVRGLPLSQLQRLADAGHGIPIDVAVSIAVGTLNGLHAAHDAKDETGHPLGIVHRDVSPQNILVGVDGVARLIDFGVAKAVSQLHTTREGELRGKLAYMAPEQIRGGVADRQTDVFSASVVLWQSLAGRRLFVGSNDGELIYRLLEAEVLPPSTHRAGVSPELDRIVVKGLSRDRAERYETAVQMAHDLEKFAKMASQRAVAEFVQDVAHEVLKERSAVLSELLEQASLHDDPDTLGALRASLTSSPSLHADGSKTPRMFPMDPKFSKGKPSEDGTDTVPLPGPDAEVRAAETDSQLSVDTRWARPRRQRPALIAAGVVALGLLVALFFGQRSDDPVSVLSKAAPELRAFAARAQVAAPPAPASAEPALSASAAPTATLPVAKRKPRVGKPFVPHVKPQPTVKSPSLYKRE; encoded by the coding sequence GTGAGCCGCGCGGAACAATCTGAGCCCATCATCTTGGCGGGACGCTATCGACTGCTCGAAGCCCTCGCCACGGGGGGTATGGCGACCGTGTACCTGGCGCGGCAGCGCGGGCGCGCGGGGTTCGCCCGGACCGTGGCGGTCAAGCGCATGCACCCGCACTTCGCGGGGCAGCACGACTTCAAGGTGCTGTTCATCGACGAGGCACGGCTGGCGGCGCGGGTCACCCATCCGAACGTCGTGCAGACGCTCGACGTGGTCGAAGACGACGACGAGCTGTTCATCGTGATGGAATACGTGCGCGGGCTGCCGCTGTCGCAGCTGCAGCGACTGGCGGATGCCGGCCATGGCATCCCCATCGACGTGGCCGTCAGCATCGCCGTCGGAACGTTGAACGGACTTCACGCGGCCCACGATGCCAAGGACGAGACCGGGCACCCGCTAGGCATCGTGCACCGGGACGTGTCACCGCAAAATATCTTGGTCGGGGTGGACGGTGTCGCGCGATTGATCGACTTTGGGGTGGCCAAGGCCGTGTCGCAGCTCCACACGACCCGCGAGGGTGAGCTGCGCGGCAAGCTCGCTTACATGGCGCCGGAGCAGATCCGTGGCGGCGTGGCCGATCGTCAGACTGACGTGTTCAGCGCGTCGGTGGTGCTTTGGCAGTCGTTGGCCGGCCGGCGCCTGTTCGTGGGGAGCAACGATGGGGAGCTGATCTATCGGCTGCTCGAGGCTGAGGTTCTGCCGCCGTCGACCCATCGCGCAGGCGTGAGCCCGGAGCTGGACCGCATCGTCGTGAAGGGCCTGTCCCGCGACCGGGCCGAGCGCTACGAGACCGCCGTGCAGATGGCGCACGACCTGGAGAAGTTCGCGAAAATGGCGAGCCAGCGCGCCGTCGCGGAGTTCGTGCAGGACGTCGCGCACGAGGTTCTGAAGGAGCGGAGCGCAGTGCTCAGTGAGCTGCTCGAGCAAGCCTCACTCCACGACGATCCGGACACCCTCGGTGCGCTCCGGGCCAGCTTGACCTCGTCGCCCAGCCTGCATGCCGACGGTTCGAAGACCCCGCGCATGTTCCCGATGGACCCGAAATTTTCAAAGGGGAAACCCTCGGAAGACGGCACGGATACCGTGCCGCTTCCAGGCCCGGACGCCGAGGTGCGAGCGGCGGAGACGGACAGTCAGCTCTCGGTGGACACGCGCTGGGCGCGGCCGCGCCGCCAGCGTCCGGCGCTGATCGCCGCGGGGGTGGTCGCGCTTGGTTTGCTGGTCGCGCTCTTCTTCGGGCAGCGCAGCGACGACCCGGTCAGCGTATTGTCGAAAGCCGCCCCAGAGCTGCGGGCGTTTGCCGCTCGAGCCCAGGTGGCAGCCCCGCCGGCGCCTGCGTCCGCCGAGCCGGCTCTGTCCGCGAGCGCAGCGCCGACGGCCACGCTGCCCGTCGCAAAGCGAAAGCCGCGGGTCGGCAAACCCTTCGTTCCACACGTCAAACCCCAGCCAACGGTCAAGAGCCCGAGCCTCTACAAGCGCGAATAG
- a CDS encoding serine/threonine protein kinase produces MTTLGVDASPVGPGDILDRHVIVEEVGRGSTASVFRARNLDSGQDVALKLLRPDLALVESAVSMFADEARIASRIVHPNVARVLSTGAHQGAPFIVQELVEGLSYSEARARAADRGLRFELAAHLSVLAQAAEGLHAAHETRGDDGQSLNIVHRDVKPENILLGLDGRVKVVDFGIAAARDRSTRTATGATKGTLAYLAPEQILSPRDVDRRADLWALGVVAWEALSERRLFFDKMEGLTIWNVVHQEIPALEVGGRLPEPVVRVIQRCLSRDRAARPASAAAVAELFEAGAQTAGQSGTALVARLLAGLSATAG; encoded by the coding sequence ATGACCACCCTGGGTGTGGACGCGAGCCCCGTCGGCCCCGGGGACATCTTGGACCGGCACGTCATCGTCGAGGAGGTCGGCCGCGGCTCGACCGCGAGTGTGTTCCGTGCTCGCAACCTCGACAGCGGCCAGGATGTCGCGCTGAAGCTGCTGCGGCCAGATCTGGCGCTGGTCGAGTCCGCCGTCTCGATGTTCGCCGACGAAGCCAGGATCGCATCGCGCATCGTGCACCCCAACGTGGCCCGGGTGCTCTCGACCGGAGCCCATCAGGGCGCGCCCTTCATCGTGCAAGAGCTGGTCGAAGGGCTCTCCTACTCCGAGGCCCGGGCGCGCGCGGCAGATCGGGGGCTCCGCTTCGAGCTCGCAGCGCACCTGTCCGTCCTCGCGCAAGCAGCCGAGGGCTTGCACGCGGCCCATGAGACCCGTGGCGATGACGGCCAGTCGCTCAACATCGTGCACCGCGACGTCAAACCAGAGAACATCCTGCTGGGCCTCGACGGGCGAGTGAAGGTGGTCGACTTCGGCATCGCCGCGGCCCGAGATCGCAGCACCCGGACTGCCACGGGCGCGACCAAGGGCACCCTGGCCTACCTGGCGCCGGAGCAGATCTTGTCACCGCGCGACGTCGACCGGCGCGCCGATCTGTGGGCGCTCGGAGTCGTGGCTTGGGAGGCGTTGAGCGAGCGACGATTGTTCTTCGACAAGATGGAGGGCTTGACCATCTGGAACGTCGTGCACCAGGAGATCCCCGCGCTCGAAGTGGGCGGCAGGTTGCCCGAGCCGGTCGTCCGCGTCATCCAGCGGTGTTTGTCCCGCGATCGCGCCGCGCGACCCGCCTCCGCGGCGGCCGTTGCCGAGCTCTTCGAGGCCGGCGCCCAGACCGCCGGCCAGAGTGGCACCGCACTCGTCGCGCGCCTGCTCGCCGGGCTGTCCGCAACTGCCGGCTGA
- a CDS encoding sigma 54-interacting transcriptional regulator, which translates to MQDSTLRAAIAGLPVRSMRLTLSGVEGAASSVFGGESVSVGSAQGNDLIATHPTVSRFHLTLERDATAVRVTDLGSTNGTRIGPVLVRDATVSLSVPASLKLGDVTLAIEDGDVVMQSLFDEDTLGGLRGKSPLMRRLMADIRKLAASDVSVLLIGESGTGKELIARAIHDLSPRAKAPFVVVDCAAIPPSVFAAELFGHERGAFTGADRRRAGALERANGGTVLLDELGELPPSLQASLLGALERRRFTRLGGSEEVPVDVRIVSATNRDLRRDVNSGSFRLDLFYRLGVVVLEVPALRRRTEDVPLLIEHFIREVGGEEAASDLFNEAVMQELASYAWPGNVRELKNLVASALAMGRQPSVDSVADPGGQAEAGEDIIESVLARPYRDARGELLERFEKRYLQALLERAEGNVRKAARVGQMNRSYLIELLKRHEIR; encoded by the coding sequence ATGCAGGATTCGACGCTTCGGGCGGCCATCGCCGGGCTGCCGGTCCGGTCGATGCGTCTCACCCTCTCGGGCGTCGAAGGCGCTGCCTCCAGCGTGTTCGGGGGTGAGAGTGTCTCCGTCGGTAGCGCCCAGGGCAACGACTTGATCGCCACCCACCCGACGGTCAGTCGCTTCCATCTGACGCTGGAGCGCGATGCGACCGCAGTGCGGGTCACCGATCTCGGATCGACGAACGGCACGCGCATCGGCCCGGTATTGGTGCGCGACGCCACGGTCTCGCTGTCGGTGCCTGCCAGCCTCAAGCTGGGCGACGTGACGCTCGCCATAGAAGACGGCGATGTCGTGATGCAGAGCCTGTTCGACGAGGACACGCTCGGCGGATTGCGCGGGAAATCGCCGCTGATGCGCCGCCTGATGGCGGACATCCGAAAGCTGGCGGCGAGCGACGTCAGTGTGCTCCTGATCGGGGAGTCCGGGACCGGCAAGGAGCTCATCGCACGGGCCATTCACGACCTGTCGCCCCGCGCCAAGGCGCCCTTCGTGGTGGTCGATTGTGCTGCGATCCCACCGAGTGTTTTTGCGGCAGAGTTGTTTGGTCACGAGCGAGGCGCGTTCACGGGGGCTGACCGCCGGCGCGCCGGCGCGCTGGAGCGGGCCAACGGAGGCACGGTGCTCCTGGACGAGCTCGGCGAGCTGCCGCCTTCGCTTCAGGCGTCGCTGCTCGGTGCGCTCGAGCGCCGACGATTCACCCGCCTCGGCGGCAGCGAAGAGGTCCCAGTCGACGTCCGCATCGTGTCGGCGACGAACCGCGATCTCCGCCGCGACGTGAACTCCGGCAGCTTTCGCCTCGACCTGTTCTATCGCCTGGGAGTCGTCGTGCTGGAGGTGCCCGCGTTGCGGCGCCGGACCGAGGACGTTCCACTGTTGATCGAGCACTTCATCCGCGAGGTCGGGGGTGAGGAGGCGGCGTCGGATCTGTTCAACGAGGCCGTGATGCAGGAGCTCGCCAGCTACGCCTGGCCTGGCAACGTGCGCGAGCTGAAGAACCTGGTGGCCAGCGCGCTGGCAATGGGACGCCAACCCAGCGTCGACTCGGTCGCCGACCCCGGCGGGCAAGCCGAGGCTGGCGAGGACATCATCGAGAGTGTGCTTGCTCGCCCATATCGGGACGCCCGCGGCGAGCTCCTGGAGCGCTTCGAGAAGCGCTACTTGCAGGCGTTGCTCGAGCGCGCCGAGGGCAACGTGCGCAAGGCAGCGCGGGTTGGGCAGATGAATCGTTCTTACCTGATCGAGCTGCTCAAGCGCCACGAGATCCGCTGA
- a CDS encoding CAP domain-containing protein gives MMRTPLIRWLGTLGGLCLALTACTGEIGPPEGDGTNSALCEQASSCFQLCLCADGAPQACKVACGEGAGGGAGAGGGETGGAPNAGGVGGAPSGGGTSAGGAGSAGGAPSGGGTSAGGASSGGAPSGGGGGAGVGGGSAGAGGGAGSCGDDGTGWSSSFQNFECEVLALVNQKRAQGASCGGVPYPPAGPLTRNALLTQSARGHAKDMGDKGYFSHQGLDGKSPFDRMKEAGYSGGTMGENIAAGQPSPASVVEGWMQSTGHCQNIMQGKYKDLGVGYYLGAQGYKHYWVQNFGG, from the coding sequence GTGATGCGGACTCCCCTGATTCGCTGGCTCGGCACGCTCGGCGGGCTCTGCCTCGCCCTCACCGCTTGCACCGGAGAGATCGGTCCACCGGAAGGAGACGGCACGAACAGCGCGCTGTGTGAGCAGGCGTCGAGCTGCTTCCAGCTCTGCCTGTGTGCGGACGGCGCGCCCCAGGCGTGCAAGGTCGCGTGCGGCGAAGGGGCTGGCGGCGGTGCTGGCGCCGGTGGGGGTGAGACGGGCGGCGCACCGAACGCGGGCGGCGTGGGCGGCGCGCCTTCCGGCGGCGGCACGAGCGCGGGCGGCGCGGGCAGCGCGGGCGGCGCGCCTTCCGGTGGAGGCACCAGCGCAGGCGGCGCTTCGAGCGGCGGAGCTCCGTCGGGCGGCGGCGGCGGCGCCGGCGTCGGTGGCGGCAGCGCGGGCGCAGGCGGTGGCGCCGGCTCCTGCGGAGACGACGGCACCGGCTGGAGCTCCAGCTTCCAAAATTTCGAATGCGAGGTGCTCGCGCTCGTGAATCAGAAGCGTGCGCAGGGCGCATCGTGCGGCGGTGTTCCCTACCCGCCCGCGGGACCGCTGACGAGGAACGCCCTGCTCACCCAATCCGCGCGGGGACACGCCAAGGACATGGGCGACAAGGGCTACTTCAGTCATCAGGGCCTGGACGGCAAGAGCCCGTTCGATCGCATGAAGGAGGCCGGCTACTCCGGCGGCACCATGGGCGAGAACATCGCCGCCGGCCAGCCGAGTCCTGCGTCGGTGGTCGAGGGCTGGATGCAGAGCACCGGGCACTGCCAGAACATCATGCAGGGCAAATACAAGGACCTGGGCGTCGGGTACTACCTCGGCGCGCAGGGCTACAAACACTACTGGGTCCAGAACTTCGGTGGATGA
- a CDS encoding sodium-translocating pyrophosphatase, giving the protein MALLATFFVSGLAQASEGQPHGGGEAALVLPDLEKVQMLGMSGRALLMGGLVVCVLGLVFAFITLKQVENLPAHKSMKEINELIWETCKTYLITQGKFIMILEIFIGAIIVVYFGVLQHFPAERVLIILLFSLVGIAGSYGVAWYGIRINTYANSRTAFAALGGKPFPLYAIPLKAGMSIGMALISVELLIMLCILLFIPREYAGPCFIGFAIGESLGASALRIAGGIFTKIADIGSDLMKIVFKIKEDDARNPGVIADCTGDNAGDSVGPSADGFETYGVTGVALITFILLAVPQELLQVQLLVWIFAMRVMMVIASAFSYLANEAYQKATLGPKDKFNFEHPLTVLVWLTSLVSVGLTFLVSYLLVPSLGGDPTLWWKLSIIISCGTLAGAIIPELIKVFTSTSSRHVEEVVTSSREGGASLNILSGLTAGNFSAFWMGIVLMILMGASYWVSMMGLETIMMAPAVFAFGLVAFGFLGMGPVTIAVDSYGPVTDNAQSVYELSTIESIEGIEDELQKDYKIKVNFEKAKHLLEENDGAGNTFKATAKPVLIGTAVVGATTMIFSIIVMLTNGLKQDLDKLSLIHPPFLLGLIAGGGIIYWFTGASTQAVTTGAYRAVEFIKANIKLDGVVKASIADSKKVVEICTTYAQKGMFNIFLVVFFATLAYACVEPFFFIGYLISIALFGLHQALFMANAGGAWDNAKKVVEVDLKEKGTPLHDACVVGDTVGDPFKDTSSVAMNPIIKFTTLFGLLAVEMAMQFSRQTSAILAVVFFSLMLFFVYRSFYGMRIHSGQEPAPTKKAEPEPAE; this is encoded by the coding sequence ATGGCGCTGCTCGCGACGTTCTTCGTGAGCGGCTTGGCCCAGGCCAGCGAAGGCCAACCCCACGGCGGTGGCGAAGCCGCGCTGGTCCTGCCGGACCTGGAGAAGGTCCAGATGCTCGGCATGAGCGGCAGGGCGCTCCTGATGGGCGGCCTCGTCGTTTGCGTGCTGGGGCTCGTGTTCGCCTTCATCACCTTGAAGCAGGTGGAGAACCTCCCGGCTCACAAGTCGATGAAGGAGATCAATGAGCTCATCTGGGAGACGTGCAAGACGTACCTGATCACTCAGGGCAAGTTCATCATGATCCTCGAGATCTTCATCGGGGCGATCATCGTGGTGTACTTCGGCGTGCTCCAGCACTTCCCCGCGGAGCGCGTACTAATCATCCTGCTGTTCAGCTTGGTCGGCATCGCCGGCAGCTACGGGGTGGCCTGGTACGGGATCCGAATCAACACCTACGCCAATAGCCGCACCGCATTCGCGGCGCTCGGCGGCAAGCCGTTCCCGCTCTACGCCATCCCACTCAAGGCCGGCATGAGCATCGGCATGGCGCTGATCAGCGTGGAGCTGCTGATCATGCTCTGCATCCTGCTGTTCATCCCGCGCGAGTACGCGGGCCCGTGTTTCATCGGGTTTGCCATCGGTGAGTCCCTGGGCGCCTCGGCGCTCCGCATCGCCGGCGGCATCTTCACCAAGATCGCCGACATTGGCTCGGACTTGATGAAGATCGTCTTCAAGATCAAAGAGGACGACGCGCGCAACCCCGGTGTGATCGCCGACTGCACCGGCGACAACGCGGGTGACTCGGTCGGTCCGTCGGCGGATGGCTTCGAGACCTACGGCGTGACCGGTGTTGCGCTCATCACGTTCATTCTCCTGGCGGTGCCGCAAGAGTTGCTGCAGGTCCAGCTCCTGGTCTGGATCTTCGCAATGCGCGTGATGATGGTCATCGCCAGCGCGTTCTCGTACCTGGCCAACGAGGCCTACCAGAAGGCGACGCTGGGCCCGAAGGACAAGTTCAACTTCGAGCACCCACTCACCGTTCTGGTGTGGCTGACGTCCCTGGTCAGCGTCGGGCTGACGTTCCTGGTCTCGTACCTCCTGGTACCGAGCCTCGGCGGCGACCCGACCCTATGGTGGAAGCTCAGCATCATCATCAGCTGCGGCACGCTTGCCGGTGCCATCATCCCCGAGCTGATCAAGGTCTTCACCAGCACCTCGAGCCGGCACGTCGAAGAGGTCGTCACCTCCAGCCGCGAAGGCGGCGCCTCGCTCAACATCCTCTCGGGGCTGACCGCCGGGAACTTCAGCGCGTTCTGGATGGGCATCGTGCTCATGATCCTGATGGGCGCGAGCTACTGGGTCAGCATGATGGGGCTCGAGACCATCATGATGGCGCCGGCCGTCTTCGCCTTCGGCCTGGTGGCCTTCGGCTTCCTCGGCATGGGCCCGGTGACCATCGCCGTCGACAGCTACGGCCCGGTGACCGACAACGCGCAGAGTGTGTACGAGCTGTCCACCATCGAGAGCATCGAGGGCATCGAGGACGAGCTCCAGAAGGACTACAAGATCAAGGTCAACTTCGAGAAGGCCAAACACCTGCTCGAAGAGAACGACGGCGCTGGAAACACCTTCAAGGCGACCGCCAAACCGGTGTTGATCGGCACCGCGGTCGTGGGCGCAACCACGATGATCTTCTCGATCATCGTCATGCTGACCAATGGGCTGAAACAGGACCTGGACAAACTCTCGCTGATCCACCCGCCCTTCCTGCTCGGACTGATCGCCGGCGGCGGCATCATCTACTGGTTCACCGGTGCGTCGACCCAGGCGGTGACGACCGGCGCCTACCGTGCGGTCGAGTTCATCAAGGCGAACATCAAGCTGGACGGAGTGGTCAAGGCCAGCATCGCCGACAGCAAGAAGGTCGTCGAGATCTGCACGACCTACGCGCAGAAGGGCATGTTCAACATCTTCCTGGTCGTGTTCTTTGCGACCTTGGCGTACGCCTGCGTCGAGCCGTTCTTTTTCATCGGCTACCTGATCAGCATCGCGCTCTTCGGCCTGCACCAGGCGCTCTTCATGGCCAACGCCGGCGGCGCCTGGGACAACGCCAAGAAGGTGGTCGAGGTCGACCTCAAGGAGAAGGGCACGCCGCTGCACGATGCCTGTGTCGTCGGTGACACCGTCGGGGATCCCTTCAAGGACACGTCCAGCGTGGCGATGAACCCGATCATCAAGTTCACGACGCTGTTCGGTCTCTTGGCAGTCGAGATGGCGATGCAGTTCAGCCGCCAGACCAGCGCGATCCTCGCAGTGGTCTTCTTCTCGCTCATGCTGTTCTTCGTCTACCGCAGCTTCTACGGCATGCGGATCCACTCCGGACAGGAGCCGGCGCCGACCAAGAAAGCGGAGCCCGAGCCGGCGGAGTAA
- a CDS encoding mobile mystery protein A yields MKSQIRQRARQRLDERLLTLKPPDRFQVPPKGWIRAVRDALGMTGVQFAKRLKISPQSVGALERSEKNGAIKLETLRRAAEALDCTLVYALVPNTSLEAMVRDRARKIAMRDLGRVAHTMKLEAQGTGDADLEARIDAYIRDTLEDRDLWVQA; encoded by the coding sequence ATGAAATCGCAGATTCGCCAAAGAGCGCGTCAGAGGCTCGACGAACGGCTCCTGACGCTCAAGCCACCCGATCGGTTCCAGGTCCCGCCGAAGGGCTGGATCAGGGCGGTCCGCGATGCCCTCGGCATGACGGGAGTGCAGTTTGCCAAGCGGCTGAAGATCAGTCCGCAAAGCGTCGGCGCCCTGGAGCGGTCCGAGAAAAATGGCGCCATCAAGCTCGAGACCCTGCGCCGGGCGGCGGAAGCCCTCGACTGCACGCTGGTCTATGCGCTCGTGCCGAACACCTCGCTCGAGGCGATGGTGCGTGACCGCGCCCGCAAGATAGCGATGCGCGACCTTGGCCGCGTCGCGCACACGATGAAGCTGGAGGCGCAAGGAACCGGCGACGCCGATCTCGAAGCTCGGATCGACGCCTACATTCGCGACACCCTCGAGGACCGCGATCTCTGGGTTCAGGCGTGA
- a CDS encoding mobile mystery protein B, translated as MTDLFQEADDATPVAHEEREGLLQTWVTHRRDLNDAEQGNILKAAIWARRSRGLTAVGLLNDSFARTLHERMFGDVWSWAGTYRQTERNIGIDSHRIPVALVTLFDDVRYWVEHATYAPDEIALRLHHRLVAIHPFPNGNGRHARLMADLLIEKLGGEPFSWGGGSLADVGELRSRYVAALRAADGHELEPLLAFARS; from the coding sequence GTGACGGATCTGTTTCAGGAAGCGGACGACGCGACGCCCGTCGCGCACGAAGAGCGAGAGGGACTCCTGCAGACATGGGTGACGCACCGACGCGACCTCAACGACGCCGAGCAGGGTAACATTCTGAAGGCCGCCATATGGGCGCGGCGCAGCCGCGGCCTCACGGCAGTCGGCCTGCTAAATGACTCCTTTGCTCGGACCTTGCACGAGCGCATGTTCGGTGATGTCTGGAGTTGGGCCGGAACCTACCGGCAGACCGAACGCAACATCGGCATCGATTCCCACCGCATTCCCGTGGCCCTGGTGACGTTGTTCGACGACGTACGCTACTGGGTGGAGCACGCGACCTACGCGCCAGACGAGATCGCACTGAGGCTGCATCACCGGCTGGTCGCCATCCACCCGTTCCCGAATGGCAACGGACGGCACGCGCGCCTCATGGCCGATCTCCTGATCGAGAAACTCGGCGGCGAACCCTTCAGTTGGGGTGGGGGCAGCCTTGCGGATGTGGGCGAGTTGCGCAGCCGATATGTGGCTGCGCTTCGAGCCGCCGACGGCCACGAGCTCGAACCATTACTCGCTTTTGCGCGGTCGTGA
- a CDS encoding IgGFc-binding protein, with protein sequence MRIGGVSLASALVAMGAAAACGSESGGGGKGGCPQGETRACVGPGACQGGQTCGKDGSWGACDCGGGSGGGGAGGGPSGGAAGSGSAGGAGGSGGGVGGTAGGGGTGGGVPISGVPSTCAEAGLQKSTYGCEFWPTVTPTSVWSIFDFAIVVVNPHTASVDVTVTRAGTTVNEKLAGKTSKIIFLPWVSGLKGDDSNCNGSAVPSGGTVRVDGGAYRVTSSLPVGVTQFSPIEYKDQGGPPGKSWAACPGLSCSMGCFAYTADSSVLLPTSALGTSYRAVGPLGWSTVGLDIGPTLTVTAASDNTKLSVTLSFSATLKGGGGISAQPAGGTFELYLNKSDVVVLQGQSTADLSGTLISADKPVQVISGASCVQVPQGTQACDHLEDALPPAHALGKSYVVPVPQGPKGAPVSHVVKIVGHVDGTNLTYSGTKPAKAPSSLAAGQLADLGLVAADFSVVADQPIAVMSFIPGGALLDPLTPAPNQVGDPALRQVVSVSQFRTQYSVSAAPDYPSSHFELVVPSGATVTLDGNPVTGTPKAIGTSGFGVLTIPADATGLVFHTLTGDKPFGLQLVGYGQYTAYAHPGGFDAKP encoded by the coding sequence ATGCGAATCGGTGGCGTATCACTCGCGTCGGCGCTCGTCGCGATGGGAGCGGCTGCGGCGTGTGGCAGTGAGTCCGGCGGTGGAGGCAAGGGTGGCTGCCCGCAAGGGGAGACCCGGGCTTGTGTCGGGCCCGGAGCATGTCAGGGCGGGCAAACCTGCGGCAAGGACGGCTCCTGGGGCGCGTGCGACTGCGGGGGTGGCAGCGGCGGAGGCGGAGCAGGCGGTGGGCCGAGCGGTGGCGCAGCGGGCAGCGGTTCCGCCGGCGGAGCTGGAGGCAGCGGTGGCGGTGTCGGTGGAACCGCCGGTGGTGGCGGAACCGGCGGCGGCGTGCCAATCAGCGGCGTGCCGTCGACGTGTGCCGAGGCCGGGCTTCAGAAGTCGACCTACGGGTGCGAGTTTTGGCCGACGGTCACGCCCACGAGCGTGTGGTCCATCTTCGACTTCGCCATCGTGGTCGTGAACCCGCACACTGCGAGTGTCGACGTCACGGTGACGCGCGCGGGGACGACCGTGAACGAGAAACTGGCTGGAAAGACGTCCAAGATCATCTTCCTGCCGTGGGTGAGCGGGCTCAAAGGCGACGACAGCAACTGCAACGGGAGTGCAGTGCCGAGCGGCGGCACGGTGCGGGTCGACGGCGGAGCGTATCGGGTCACCAGCTCCTTGCCTGTTGGAGTGACGCAGTTCAGTCCCATCGAATACAAGGACCAAGGAGGTCCCCCCGGGAAGAGCTGGGCCGCTTGTCCCGGGCTGAGTTGCAGCATGGGCTGCTTCGCATACACCGCAGACTCGTCGGTCCTGCTGCCGACCAGCGCTCTGGGCACGAGCTATCGCGCCGTCGGCCCTTTGGGTTGGAGCACCGTCGGCCTGGACATCGGTCCGACGCTGACCGTCACGGCTGCCAGCGACAACACCAAGCTGAGCGTGACACTTTCGTTCAGCGCAACGCTGAAGGGTGGCGGTGGCATTTCGGCCCAACCCGCGGGCGGAACGTTTGAGCTCTACTTGAACAAGAGCGACGTCGTAGTGCTCCAGGGGCAGAGCACGGCAGATCTCAGCGGAACTTTGATCTCCGCTGACAAGCCGGTCCAGGTCATTTCGGGTGCGTCCTGCGTCCAGGTCCCACAGGGCACTCAGGCCTGCGATCATCTGGAAGACGCGCTGCCCCCGGCGCACGCACTGGGCAAGAGCTACGTCGTTCCCGTGCCGCAGGGACCAAAGGGTGCCCCCGTCTCGCACGTCGTGAAGATCGTGGGGCACGTGGATGGAACGAATTTGACCTACTCGGGGACGAAGCCTGCGAAAGCGCCGAGCTCGCTGGCGGCGGGTCAGCTCGCGGACCTCGGACTGGTCGCAGCCGACTTCTCGGTCGTCGCCGATCAGCCCATCGCCGTCATGTCGTTCATCCCTGGGGGCGCCCTACTCGATCCCCTGACCCCAGCTCCGAATCAGGTGGGCGACCCGGCCTTACGGCAGGTGGTATCCGTATCTCAGTTCCGCACGCAATACAGTGTGAGCGCGGCGCCCGACTATCCTTCGTCTCACTTCGAGCTGGTCGTTCCGAGCGGCGCGACCGTGACTCTCGACGGCAATCCCGTGACCGGCACTCCGAAGGCGATCGGCACCTCGGGGTTCGGCGTGCTGACCATCCCCGCCGACGCGACGGGTCTGGTGTTCCACACGCTGACCGGCGACAAACCTTTCGGCTTGCAGCTGGTCGGCTACGGCCAATACACCGCCTACGCCCACCCCGGCGGCTTCGACGCAAAGCCCTAG
- a CDS encoding transposase, producing MPARSPSPNAYAERFVRSIRHECLRRVIPLGEQHLRQIVADYVEHYHLERNHQGLGNALIEAPPANSNGGRTIRCRERLGGTLRYYHRDAA from the coding sequence TTGCCGGCCAGGAGCCCGAGCCCGAATGCGTATGCGGAGAGGTTCGTTCGATCAATCAGGCACGAGTGCCTGCGGCGTGTCATCCCGCTCGGCGAGCAACACCTTCGACAGATCGTGGCCGACTACGTCGAGCACTACCATCTCGAGAGAAACCATCAGGGCCTCGGCAACGCGCTGATCGAAGCCCCGCCCGCAAACTCGAACGGCGGGCGGACGATTCGATGTCGGGAGCGGCTCGGCGGAACGCTCCGCTACTACCACCGGGATGCGGCTTGA
- a CDS encoding DM13 domain-containing protein: MSRRKLLLVGAAVVAPAIAFAVYWFGPHYLFINQQVNETAPTGMATVASGAFQSLEHETKGTASLVALADGKHLLRLDELHTSNGPELHVYLSAVAPQKDWSVYDDGEFVDLGPLKGNIGSANYEIPAGVDVSKYVSAVVWCRRFSVGFGVAPLTRRSSP, encoded by the coding sequence ATGAGTCGGCGGAAGCTGTTGTTGGTCGGCGCCGCCGTTGTCGCCCCCGCCATCGCTTTTGCTGTCTACTGGTTCGGCCCCCACTACTTGTTCATCAACCAGCAGGTGAACGAGACCGCGCCCACCGGCATGGCGACGGTGGCGAGCGGAGCGTTCCAGAGCCTGGAGCACGAGACAAAGGGCACGGCTTCACTGGTTGCGCTCGCGGACGGGAAACACCTGCTACGGCTGGACGAGCTCCACACCTCGAATGGCCCCGAGCTCCATGTGTACCTGTCGGCCGTGGCTCCGCAGAAGGACTGGTCCGTCTACGATGACGGGGAGTTCGTCGATCTTGGGCCCCTGAAGGGCAACATCGGCTCCGCCAACTACGAAATCCCAGCCGGGGTGGACGTATCGAAGTACGTGAGCGCCGTGGTGTGGTGCCGGCGCTTCAGCGTCGGGTTCGGCGTGGCACCCCTGACGCGCAGGTCGAGCCCGTAG